In one window of Arachis ipaensis cultivar K30076 chromosome B06, Araip1.1, whole genome shotgun sequence DNA:
- the LOC107648784 gene encoding leucine-rich repeat receptor-like protein kinase PXC1 — protein MDKVPLLILTLALAFMCFKCESAPQNDTHALTKFRLQTDAHASLLTNWTGADACAAASAWRGVECSPNGRVVALSLPSLNLRGPIHSLSLLSYLRFLDLHDNRLNGTVSTLCNCTDLELLYLSGNDFSGEVPLEISSLRLLVRLDISDNNLRGPVPKEISSLTHLLTLRLQNNALSGEVPDFSSFLVNLKELNITNNELVGHLPNSMLNRFGIASFAGNGALCGDSPLPKCSSTETPSPSSSSDNKTVPSNPSVIPKTSSVVAVPKNPPSRKGLSPGVIVAIVVAVCVVFLVVVSFTVAHCCAGGRTSNSMVGSESGKRKSESSYGSEKKVYASGSGAERDSDGTVDTERSRLVFFDRRSQFELEDLLRASAEMLGKGSLGTVYRAVLDDGCTVAVKRLKDANPCERSEFEQYMDVVGKMKHPNIARLRAFYYAKEEKLLVYDYLPNGSLHTLLHGNRGAGRIPLDWTTRISLVLGAARGLARIHAEYSAAKIPHGNIKSSNVLLDKNGAACISDFGLFLLLNPVHAVAKLGDYKAPEQSEHKKLSQQADVYSFGVLILEVLTGKAPSHQHPSMPRPRTELEEPHLDLPKWVRSLVKDSEEWNAEVFDQELLRYKNIEDELLAMMNVGLVCTELEPEKRPTTLEVVKMIEDIRVEQSPLVEDFDESRNSLSPSIPTTEDGMA, from the exons ATGGACAAGGTTCCTCTTCTTATTCTTACTTTGGCATTGGCGTTTATGTGCTTCAAATGCGAGAGTGCACCACAAAATGATACACACGCACTCACCAAATTCCGCCTCCAAACCGACGCACACGCCTCTCTCCTAACAAATTGGACAGGCGCCGATGCTTGCGCCGCGGCCTCCGCTTGGCGCGGCGTCGAGTGCTCCCCAAACGGCAGAGTGGTGGCACTCTCCCTCCCTTCCCTCAATCTCCGAGGCCCCATCCATTCCCTTTCATTACTCTCCTACCTCCGATTCCTTGATCTCCACGACAATCGCCTAAACGGCACCGTTTCCACTCTTTGCAACTGCACCGACCTCGAACTCCTCTATCTCTCCGGCAACGACTTTTCCGGCGAGGTTCCTCTGGAGATTTCCTCCCTCAGGCTCCTCGTGAGGCTTGACATCTCCGATAACAACCTCCGAGGACCGGTTCCCAAGGAAATTTCAAGTTTAACTCACCTCCTCACGCTCCGCCTCCAGAACAACGCTCTTTCAGGCGAAGTCCCCGATTTCTCTTCTTTCCTCGTTAACCTCAAGGAGCTCAACATAACCAATAACGAACTCGTCGGACACTTACCGAATTCCATGCTCAACAGGTTTGGTATTGCAAGCTTCGCTGGGAATGGCGCACTTTGTGGTGATTCACCACTGCCAAAATGTTCCTCCACCGAGACTCCTTCTCCTTCGTCCTCTTCTGATAACAAAACTGTTCCTTCAAACCCGAGCGTTATACCGAAAACAAGTAGCGTAGTCGCAGTTCCGAAGAACCCACCATCACGGAAAGGTTTAAGTCCGGGGGTGATCGTGGCAATTGTAGTGGCGGTTTGCGTGGTGTTTCTTGTGGTTGTCTCTTTCACCGTGGCGCACTGCTGCGCCGGTGGGAGAACCTCAAACTCAATG GTTGGGAGTGAAAGCGGCAAGAGGAAGAGTGAGAGCAGCTACGGGAGCGAGAAGAAGGTGTACGCTAGTGGCAGCGGGGCAGAAAGGGACAGTGATGGAACGGTGGACACTGAGCGGAGCAGGCTGGTGTTCTTCGACAGGAGAAGCCAGTTTGAGCTGGAGGATCTGCTTCGCGCATCGGCAGAGATGCTAGGGAAGGGGAGCTTGGGGACTGTGTATAGGGCGGTGCTGGATGACGGGTGCACGGTGGCGGTGAAGAGGCTGAAGGATGCGAACCCTTGTGAGAGGAGCGAGTTTGAGCAGTACATGGATGTTGTGGGGAAGATGAAGCACCCAAACATTGCGAGGCTCAGAGCGTTTTACTATGCCAAGGAAGAAAAGCTTCTTGTCTATGATTATCTTCCCAATGGAAGCTTGCATACACTTCTTCATG GGAACCGTGGAGCAGGAAGAATCCCATTAGATTGGACGACAAGAATAAGCCTGGTGTTAGGAGCAGCCAGAGGACTAGCTCGCATTCATGCAGAGTACAGTGCTGCCAAGATCCCTCACGGCAACATCAAATCTTCCAACGTCCTTCTCGACAAGAACGGCGCTGCATGCATCTCCGACTTCGgcctcttcctcctccttaaTCCCGTCCACGCCGTAGCCAAGTTGGGCGATTACAAAGCACCGGAGCAATCAGAACACAAGAAACTTTCCCAGCAAGCCGATGTCTACAGCTTCGGCGTCTTGATCTTGGAGGTTCTAACTGGCAAAGCACCGTCTCATCAGCATCCTTCCATGCCGCGGCCTCGGACGGAGTTGGAGGAACCACACTTGGATCTTCCCAAATGGGTTCGTTCCCTTGTGAAGGATAGTGAGGAGTGGAACGCGGAGGTGTTTGATCAGGAACTGCTGAGGTACAAGAACATTGAGGATGAGCTTCTCGCCATGATGAATGTGGGGTTGGTTTGTACGGAATTGGAGCCTGAGAAGAGGCCAACTACGTTGGAAGTTGTGAAGATGATTGAGGATATCAGGGTGGAACAATCGCCTCTTGTGGAGGATTTTGATGAGTCGCGCAATTCGCTTTCGCCTTCCATTCCCACAACTGAAGATGGCATGGCCTAG